One Porphyromonas pogonae genomic region harbors:
- a CDS encoding TonB-dependent receptor, which yields MQRLKFALFFIGVLCFSTLSWSQIILSGHVVDKNTKQPITGASVYIRKCNIGDNTDHTGSYNIRIPQKGIYEVEISLLGYKPVKRSITINQSIIKNFSLESSSFDLNEVVVSGSSQKAEINRIRKGPMAVTMVDGAALRGRSSGIEEVLNRASGLKVRKTGGLGSSSRISIHGLEGKRVAVYINGFPLNSPDGSFDINDIPIDVIKYIEIYKGIVPAEYGSDGLGGAINVVTREDECDLVGFTQEFASFGTSKTLVSGRKIFEKPGIQLSLGFFRNRSNNNYKMKYPIYETNLPPSAYRTVRRNNDYYTSTFYHLGLAFTKLWFDKVELECEFYNNKKGIQALDFDSQWAHTYGSNIMPSFKLEKENFILKGLDLKSSLVLPIVNTHLVDTATSKRQWDGTVINAVGETPENIFNMSDDRTFEARHKLNLKYKINSRHTINLNNQFTYSNYKPRDSYMAEYLGFDPSVFPSKMKGNALGLAYEYSSKDSRIQNSLMFNLFYMNSQIYHTADKITKDGQGTKIIPKNTHVNDFYYSIGNGISWEFIRGLRAKLSLSHNVRLPVAHELFGDGINIKPSTNLKPEISNNINGGVIIDRNNFLGLYRMQLEANLYYMHISDMISLFPADLRMAYINLGKTQIAGFDCDLKMDFTPKIYGYFNTTYQDIRDKMKWQNQNNNIENPTYNKHVPNIPQFYFNYGLEYHTSGFLGHKELSRIYFDASYVHEFDWAWRMSNLPDQRQKWLIPASHIMTAGFQQSFWDNKISLGVELENIFNKEHYMEFKKPLQGRTFKIKLRFNWFSDDSSGGAMSL from the coding sequence ATGCAAAGATTAAAATTCGCTTTATTTTTTATCGGAGTTCTATGTTTTTCTACACTGTCATGGTCTCAAATTATTTTATCGGGACATGTAGTAGACAAAAATACTAAACAGCCTATCACAGGAGCCTCCGTATATATTAGAAAGTGTAATATCGGAGACAATACAGATCATACCGGCAGTTATAATATAAGAATTCCCCAAAAAGGGATTTATGAGGTAGAGATATCTCTGTTGGGTTATAAACCTGTAAAAAGATCTATTACCATCAATCAGAGCATTATAAAAAACTTTTCTTTGGAGAGTTCTTCTTTTGATCTAAACGAAGTCGTTGTAAGCGGGTCTTCTCAAAAAGCTGAAATCAATAGAATACGCAAGGGGCCTATGGCTGTAACTATGGTAGACGGAGCTGCATTGAGAGGAAGATCAAGTGGCATAGAAGAGGTCTTGAACAGAGCTTCAGGTCTAAAAGTAAGAAAGACGGGAGGTTTGGGTAGCTCTTCTCGTATTTCTATACATGGATTGGAAGGGAAGCGCGTAGCGGTATATATCAATGGTTTTCCTTTAAACAGTCCTGACGGTTCGTTTGATATCAATGATATTCCCATTGATGTTATCAAATACATTGAGATATATAAAGGCATTGTTCCTGCTGAATACGGAAGCGACGGGCTAGGAGGTGCTATCAATGTCGTTACTCGTGAGGATGAGTGCGACTTGGTAGGTTTTACGCAGGAGTTTGCTTCTTTTGGCACGTCAAAAACATTGGTTAGCGGACGAAAGATATTTGAAAAACCGGGTATACAACTTAGTCTTGGCTTTTTCAGAAATCGGTCCAATAACAATTACAAGATGAAATACCCGATCTATGAGACGAATTTGCCCCCTTCGGCATATCGTACAGTTAGGCGAAACAATGATTATTATACTTCCACTTTCTATCATTTAGGATTGGCTTTTACAAAACTTTGGTTCGATAAAGTAGAGCTAGAGTGTGAATTCTACAATAATAAGAAAGGAATACAGGCGTTGGATTTTGATTCTCAATGGGCTCATACCTATGGATCCAATATAATGCCGTCTTTCAAACTTGAAAAAGAAAATTTTATCCTCAAGGGCTTAGATCTGAAATCTTCTCTCGTATTGCCTATTGTCAATACGCATCTTGTAGATACAGCAACATCCAAACGCCAATGGGATGGTACAGTCATCAATGCCGTTGGAGAAACCCCTGAAAATATCTTTAATATGTCTGATGATAGAACTTTCGAAGCAAGACATAAATTAAATCTTAAATATAAAATCAATTCCCGGCATACTATCAATCTAAATAATCAGTTTACTTATTCCAATTATAAGCCCAGAGACAGCTATATGGCAGAGTATTTAGGCTTTGATCCCAGCGTTTTTCCCAGCAAGATGAAAGGGAATGCATTAGGTTTGGCTTATGAATATTCATCAAAAGACAGCAGAATCCAAAACTCCCTGATGTTCAATCTTTTTTATATGAATTCCCAAATTTATCATACGGCTGATAAGATAACCAAGGATGGGCAGGGTACTAAAATAATTCCGAAAAATACACATGTCAATGACTTTTATTACAGCATTGGTAATGGGATTAGTTGGGAATTTATCAGAGGGCTTAGGGCCAAGCTTTCATTATCACATAATGTAAGGCTACCGGTAGCTCATGAACTTTTTGGAGATGGTATTAACATCAAGCCCTCCACAAATCTAAAACCGGAGATTAGTAATAATATCAATGGAGGGGTGATAATAGATCGCAATAACTTTCTTGGTCTATATAGAATGCAATTAGAAGCAAATCTATATTATATGCATATCAGTGATATGATAAGTCTTTTCCCGGCAGACTTGCGTATGGCTTACATTAATTTGGGAAAAACACAGATCGCAGGCTTTGATTGCGATTTGAAAATGGATTTTACTCCTAAAATTTATGGATATTTCAACACAACTTACCAAGATATTCGGGATAAGATGAAATGGCAGAACCAAAACAACAACATCGAAAATCCTACATATAATAAACATGTACCCAATATCCCTCAATTCTATTTCAATTACGGACTTGAGTATCATACTTCAGGGTTCTTAGGACATAAGGAATTGTCTCGTATTTATTTCGATGCCTCTTATGTGCATGAGTTTGATTGGGCGTGGAGGATGAGTAATCTTCCCGACCAAAGACAAAAATGGCTTATTCCGGCCAGCCATATCATGACAGCCGGTTTCCAACAATCATTTTGGGATAATAAAATATCCTTGGGTGTTGAGTTGGAAAATATTTTCAACAAAGAGCATTACATGGAATTTAAGAAGCCTCTGCAAGGACGCACTTTTAAGATCAAATTAAGATTCAATTGGTTCAGCGACGATTCGTCAGGAGGAGCAATGAGTTTGTAG
- a CDS encoding 4'-phosphopantetheinyl transferase family protein, with the protein MYSFSLPLSPSLSAILLADDFFPDMCDLAEGEKLIVQSSWSASRLKTFILGRIAARLALSRLKIENKSILKGQYGEPVWPAHIVGSISHKENIAIAVVANKDDYLGVGVDIEDASIELSQKECLLFCTDNEIQNIRNQSQIPINIFSRKEAFFKAFFSAYHKLCDWKELDVLSPRVSHIHKIDFQLFLHNQFLINLCLIQCKD; encoded by the coding sequence ATGTATAGTTTTTCTTTGCCTTTATCTCCAAGCTTGTCGGCAATACTTTTGGCTGATGATTTTTTCCCTGATATGTGCGATTTAGCTGAGGGAGAAAAGCTGATTGTGCAAAGTTCATGGTCAGCTTCAAGACTCAAAACATTTATTTTAGGACGTATTGCTGCTCGGTTGGCTTTATCAAGATTAAAAATTGAAAACAAAAGCATTTTGAAAGGGCAATATGGTGAGCCCGTATGGCCCGCACATATTGTGGGTTCAATATCACATAAAGAAAATATTGCCATTGCAGTTGTTGCAAATAAGGATGATTATCTTGGAGTAGGTGTGGATATTGAAGATGCATCTATAGAGCTATCTCAGAAAGAATGCTTGCTATTCTGTACAGATAATGAAATTCAAAATATCCGGAACCAATCTCAAATTCCAATCAATATTTTTTCTCGTAAGGAGGCTTTCTTCAAAGCTTTCTTCTCTGCTTATCATAAATTATGTGATTGGAAAGAATTAGATGTGCTTTCGCCTCGTGTGTCACATATTCACAAAATTGATTTTCAATTATTTCTGCATAATCAATTCCTAATAAACTTATGTCTTATACAATGCAAAGATTAA
- a CDS encoding non-ribosomal peptide synthetase, which yields MLINLLHEAAINTPEKGLIVVNHGKQDLFLSYKELYFKSCKIAHVLVRDLNIKPKSKIIVSVDTSADFILLFWASVMARCVPVLMPSVLQKDKKGIACERLKNAFRFLDSAILISSDRELVQEYQNHNKDAFYAGEVINQAEIQNDFLPLYPNDTEEDELVVVQFSSGSTGCPKGVMLSSKNIITNLRMKTMADNIISDDILIHWMPYYHDYGLFGNHLLSVYNCITEIKIEPFTYLRDPLIYLRKITDYKVTICGGTTPSGLEILISKMSRHDGIDYDYDLSTVKTLSIGAEMVPSNLYAGLDPLFRLGLDRAAFRPGYGMAETTLIISTTTPGQGDKTIRINRDLFYKDIIRLASGRESFCEFVSAGQILPGLEMRITDGGTIEQAPMVLGEIQVRGDCVMKGYYNNDVATAEVLHDGWLSTGDLGFLDSDNILYIVGRKKEVIIVNGQNYHPFDLESCILDRFSSHIEKSVFTSFYSQEEKREIVLHFLISSTNLSDVQLAHLADDCNDFLLQKVGFMPEVTMNIKKGDIPKTSSSKIMRRAMAQYFEQGKYTDFIIAQKNKNQNMDYKNLLQGIWNKALEISSEIKLTDNFFALGGDSIRSVVAVSAIEERLDIKLENSFFYKYPLLGSQIEYFEKLFTTDIQSPANEYEMLVREFICEELCIPFEDLNYTESFISKATSFATVHKVMLKITEVFDRIALDDIQDKSTVRDIAGTIKMRYYSDQGQSFPLMDFQETLFYHSKSFIRNEPTGLSCYIICRAHISGRFDVPVLDETLNYLISCHPLLHSVLWEESDNPEMITLPNYPAFKTRYEDISSMSKLQQEYFFKAKDVSTHDYRFDLKKYPLFYCEVYKTREDEYELIIHLDHQIIDGFSFFQFIQELSSVYDLFLKGEKPKSVPEKGLNFSEYVFVERFRRQTKRYQNAMDFALKIFKNLPEKISLPMKQKPSLIGDVHFNTLHTELSPQLMIKVLDIAHNTEGICLNSLLMACYFKLMNLWSGQNDLIINMPVFNREQHLPGARNILGSFLDIFPVRIQTSPQESIIAIARKIETFARVMLEYPISSIDLSRRIAEQEGLKQSSLSAIIFSNSINMLPSGISRSSENFIINAPYVQTGAPGTYIDLVMYTWEEKWCFDWNYVRELFDSEFINQLSDQLTSILNQLVAEDNCQALADRSCADILSNSYKDLLECVNKTHHAYPYRCIHEQIHDIVKLYPHREAVSFGETSLTYKQFWGKANQMARFLRGLGVDSNAKVVLLLNRTIDLPIAQLAIMIAGGAYVPIDPSYPSDRIKYMIDDCGAEILITQGIHVENINKSATSKIKSCILLEQENVTLPDLYVKYTYKDIELCSTDDVDRKGVPEDLIYMIYTSGSTGQPKGTMLRHCNVSNFLNYEKEAFEVNCEKRFALITSYSFDMTVTSNWLPFISGASLHILSDNDTKDIEVLLHFIDDKRINFLNVTPSHFSMLVNTMGFLERPVSLSPVMTVMLGAEIINVPDINRWLEYYPQHRFINEYGPTETTVASTFFPIPIENDGKCHLTTVPIGKPIYNTQVYVLNDDLKCTLPDVPGILYIGGAGVACGYLNKEEKTKSVFIPNPLTGDNNDIVYNTGDLVKMTVTGDIVFVGRKDFQVNVKGYRIELGEIENSMLSVPEITEACADVQYDINKQPVVVAFYVSSTGIDLEDKYIMQIIQAQIPHFMLPSAMMRLQQIPISANGKTDKKLLPHIADLKQNLIKRNVIEPRNHDEETMAHIWKKVLGLPEVSIKDNFWEVGGDSIRSVRLIKELKEAGFTDIKLKDLFEKPTIELLVGNKSEEEVENIVCIKKSDNPYARLICLPYAAGTPGMYNVFAGNFIDGVDLYSAQFPGHGDDRDLKSTVEEVSLLLVSEIEKLRDNVPLFILGYSYSCYIAYDICKILEGKGASLSGVIMIGGTPPTLRDDLMQFFSGDDDNLSDYTAAAVLLNEEVIATLSEDERLEYIHELRVNTKAMVKYEFHNTKLKTPLYSIVGREEEPIIRENQELWKDYFQEIHFNELPGGHVLINKYHAELAQTVIRFTKANV from the coding sequence ATGCTAATTAATTTATTACACGAAGCAGCAATAAACACTCCGGAAAAAGGTCTTATAGTAGTCAATCATGGTAAACAAGATCTTTTCCTTTCATACAAAGAATTATATTTTAAGAGCTGTAAAATAGCACATGTATTAGTGCGAGATTTAAATATTAAGCCAAAATCCAAGATAATAGTTTCCGTAGACACGTCTGCAGATTTCATTTTACTTTTTTGGGCTAGTGTAATGGCTCGTTGCGTACCTGTACTAATGCCTTCGGTGCTGCAGAAAGATAAAAAAGGTATTGCTTGTGAGAGGTTAAAGAATGCCTTTCGGTTTTTGGACTCTGCCATTCTTATATCTAGTGATAGAGAATTGGTTCAGGAATACCAGAATCATAATAAGGATGCCTTCTATGCCGGAGAGGTTATTAACCAAGCTGAAATTCAGAATGATTTTCTACCCTTATATCCCAACGATACGGAGGAGGATGAATTGGTTGTGGTACAGTTCTCTTCCGGTAGTACCGGCTGTCCCAAAGGGGTAATGCTTAGCAGTAAAAATATTATTACAAACCTAAGGATGAAAACTATGGCGGACAATATTATTTCTGATGATATCCTTATTCATTGGATGCCTTATTATCATGATTACGGTTTGTTTGGCAATCATCTCTTGTCCGTATATAATTGTATTACGGAAATCAAAATAGAACCATTTACTTATTTACGAGATCCACTCATTTATTTACGTAAGATAACTGATTACAAGGTTACTATTTGTGGAGGTACTACTCCCTCCGGATTAGAAATATTGATAAGTAAGATGAGTAGGCATGATGGTATTGATTATGACTACGACTTATCCACAGTAAAAACCCTTTCTATAGGGGCCGAAATGGTGCCCTCTAATTTGTATGCAGGTTTGGACCCACTATTCAGGTTAGGACTTGATAGAGCTGCCTTTCGACCTGGGTATGGTATGGCCGAGACTACATTGATTATATCTACAACTACACCGGGACAAGGAGATAAAACAATCCGAATCAACCGTGATCTATTTTATAAAGATATAATCCGATTGGCATCTGGGCGAGAGTCTTTTTGCGAATTTGTGAGCGCAGGCCAAATTCTACCGGGATTGGAAATGCGCATTACGGATGGTGGTACGATTGAGCAGGCACCCATGGTATTAGGTGAAATACAAGTAAGAGGTGATTGCGTGATGAAAGGGTACTATAACAATGATGTTGCTACTGCGGAAGTTTTGCATGATGGATGGCTCAGTACGGGAGATCTAGGTTTTTTAGACTCTGATAATATCTTGTATATCGTGGGGCGAAAGAAGGAAGTTATCATTGTCAATGGGCAAAATTATCACCCCTTCGATCTGGAGTCATGTATTCTTGATAGATTTTCTTCTCATATAGAAAAATCTGTTTTTACATCCTTTTATTCTCAAGAGGAAAAGCGTGAGATTGTGCTTCATTTCCTTATTTCGTCTACCAACCTATCTGATGTACAATTGGCACATTTGGCAGATGATTGCAATGACTTTCTTTTACAAAAAGTCGGCTTTATGCCAGAAGTAACCATGAATATCAAAAAGGGAGATATTCCCAAAACCTCAAGCTCCAAAATAATGCGTAGAGCCATGGCACAGTATTTTGAGCAAGGGAAATATACTGATTTTATTATTGCACAAAAAAATAAAAACCAAAATATGGACTATAAGAACTTATTACAGGGGATATGGAATAAAGCGTTGGAAATCTCTTCCGAAATAAAATTAACAGACAACTTTTTTGCTCTTGGGGGTGACTCTATCAGAAGCGTTGTTGCGGTGTCTGCAATAGAAGAGAGACTAGACATAAAGCTTGAAAATAGCTTTTTTTATAAATATCCTTTGTTAGGTTCACAAATAGAATATTTTGAGAAATTATTTACCACAGATATACAATCTCCTGCAAATGAATATGAAATGTTGGTACGAGAGTTTATCTGTGAGGAACTTTGTATTCCGTTTGAGGATTTGAATTATACAGAATCATTTATTTCCAAAGCTACATCTTTTGCTACAGTCCATAAAGTGATGTTGAAAATTACAGAAGTCTTTGACCGTATAGCATTGGATGATATTCAGGACAAAAGCACTGTAAGAGACATCGCAGGTACAATCAAGATGCGTTATTACAGCGATCAGGGGCAATCTTTTCCTTTGATGGATTTTCAGGAGACTCTATTTTATCACAGTAAAAGTTTTATTCGTAATGAACCTACGGGGCTTAGTTGTTACATAATTTGTAGAGCCCATATATCAGGGAGATTTGACGTACCCGTTTTGGACGAAACATTGAATTACCTTATTTCTTGTCATCCTTTATTACATTCTGTGCTTTGGGAAGAATCCGATAATCCTGAAATGATAACCTTACCGAATTACCCTGCTTTTAAGACCCGATATGAAGATATAAGCTCTATGAGCAAATTGCAACAGGAATATTTCTTCAAAGCCAAGGATGTATCTACTCATGATTATCGTTTTGATCTAAAAAAATATCCTCTTTTTTATTGTGAAGTATATAAAACAAGAGAAGATGAATATGAATTGATAATTCATCTCGATCATCAAATTATAGATGGGTTTAGTTTCTTTCAGTTTATTCAGGAGCTATCCTCTGTATACGATCTGTTTTTGAAAGGTGAGAAGCCTAAGAGTGTACCGGAAAAAGGTCTCAACTTCTCGGAATATGTATTTGTGGAGAGATTCAGAAGGCAAACAAAGCGTTATCAAAATGCCATGGATTTCGCCTTGAAGATATTTAAAAATTTGCCGGAAAAAATCTCGCTTCCCATGAAGCAGAAGCCATCATTGATAGGTGATGTGCATTTCAATACTTTGCATACCGAACTTTCTCCTCAATTGATGATTAAGGTTTTGGATATAGCGCATAATACTGAAGGAATCTGCCTGAATTCATTATTGATGGCATGTTATTTTAAGTTGATGAATTTGTGGTCGGGACAGAATGACCTTATTATCAATATGCCTGTTTTCAACCGTGAGCAACATTTACCCGGAGCAAGAAACATCTTAGGTAGTTTTCTGGATATATTCCCTGTACGCATCCAAACATCTCCTCAAGAATCTATTATAGCTATAGCTCGTAAGATAGAAACCTTTGCTCGTGTCATGCTTGAGTATCCTATTTCATCTATCGATCTTTCGAGAAGGATTGCCGAGCAGGAAGGACTGAAACAAAGTTCTCTCAGCGCCATTATTTTCAGTAACTCTATCAATATGCTTCCTTCTGGCATTAGCCGTTCTTCGGAGAACTTTATTATTAATGCCCCTTATGTCCAAACAGGTGCTCCGGGAACTTACATAGATCTTGTGATGTATACTTGGGAGGAGAAATGGTGTTTCGATTGGAATTATGTCAGAGAGTTGTTTGACTCTGAATTTATCAATCAACTTTCGGATCAGCTTACTTCGATCTTAAACCAGTTGGTTGCTGAAGATAATTGTCAGGCTTTAGCTGATCGATCATGCGCTGATATTCTTTCGAATTCATACAAAGATTTGCTGGAATGTGTTAATAAAACCCATCATGCTTATCCTTACAGATGCATCCATGAACAGATCCATGATATTGTAAAATTATATCCCCATAGAGAAGCTGTTTCCTTCGGAGAAACTTCTTTGACTTATAAACAATTCTGGGGTAAGGCCAATCAGATGGCTCGTTTTCTGCGAGGATTGGGCGTCGATAGTAATGCTAAGGTGGTATTATTATTGAATAGGACTATTGATTTACCTATAGCACAGTTAGCAATTATGATTGCGGGTGGGGCATATGTTCCTATTGACCCTTCGTACCCTTCTGATAGGATTAAATATATGATAGACGACTGTGGTGCTGAGATCTTGATTACTCAAGGGATTCACGTCGAAAATATAAATAAGTCGGCAACATCGAAAATTAAATCTTGCATCTTGCTCGAACAAGAAAATGTTACATTGCCCGACTTATACGTAAAATACACATACAAGGACATTGAGTTGTGCTCCACAGACGATGTTGATAGAAAAGGAGTTCCTGAAGATCTCATTTACATGATATACACTTCGGGGTCTACGGGACAACCCAAAGGAACGATGTTGAGGCATTGCAACGTTTCTAATTTCTTGAATTATGAAAAAGAAGCTTTTGAGGTCAATTGTGAAAAACGTTTTGCCTTGATTACATCATATTCTTTTGATATGACTGTAACATCTAATTGGCTTCCTTTTATCTCCGGGGCTTCATTACATATTTTGTCTGATAACGATACTAAGGATATTGAGGTCCTGTTGCATTTTATTGACGATAAGCGTATCAACTTTTTGAATGTAACACCCTCGCATTTTTCTATGCTTGTCAATACAATGGGCTTCTTGGAAAGGCCGGTCTCTTTGTCTCCCGTTATGACTGTGATGCTAGGAGCTGAGATCATCAATGTCCCTGATATAAACAGATGGCTTGAGTATTATCCGCAACATCGATTTATCAATGAATACGGACCTACGGAAACTACAGTAGCTTCTACATTTTTCCCTATTCCCATCGAAAATGACGGGAAATGTCATTTAACCACTGTACCCATCGGCAAACCAATATACAATACTCAGGTCTATGTTCTCAATGATGATCTCAAATGTACCTTGCCCGATGTCCCCGGTATATTATATATTGGAGGGGCGGGCGTTGCATGCGGTTATCTAAATAAGGAAGAGAAAACCAAATCGGTTTTTATCCCCAATCCTCTCACGGGAGATAACAATGATATCGTATACAACACTGGGGACTTGGTGAAGATGACTGTGACCGGAGATATTGTTTTTGTGGGGAGAAAAGATTTTCAAGTAAATGTAAAGGGCTATAGAATAGAATTGGGAGAGATTGAAAACTCTATGCTGAGTGTACCTGAAATTACGGAAGCTTGTGCTGATGTTCAATATGATATAAATAAGCAACCTGTAGTGGTGGCATTTTATGTTTCTTCCACAGGAATAGATTTAGAAGATAAATATATCATGCAGATAATACAAGCCCAAATACCTCATTTCATGCTTCCTTCTGCTATGATGAGACTGCAGCAGATACCTATATCAGCCAATGGCAAGACGGACAAAAAGCTTTTGCCCCATATCGCAGACCTAAAGCAAAACTTGATAAAGAGAAATGTGATAGAGCCTAGAAATCATGATGAAGAAACAATGGCTCATATCTGGAAGAAGGTTTTGGGATTGCCTGAAGTAAGCATAAAAGATAATTTTTGGGAAGTAGGTGGAGATTCGATTAGATCTGTACGATTGATCAAAGAGCTCAAAGAGGCTGGTTTTACTGATATCAAACTCAAAGATCTTTTTGAAAAACCAACCATTGAGCTTTTAGTAGGGAATAAATCAGAAGAAGAGGTTGAAAACATTGTATGTATTAAGAAGTCTGATAATCCATACGCCCGCCTGATTTGTTTGCCATACGCTGCCGGAACACCCGGTATGTACAATGTGTTTGCGGGTAATTTTATTGATGGTGTTGACTTATACTCAGCACAATTTCCGGGACATGGCGATGATAGAGATCTTAAAAGCACAGTCGAGGAGGTGTCTTTACTTTTGGTTAGTGAAATTGAGAAGCTGAGAGATAACGTACCTCTTTTTATCTTAGGTTATTCCTACAGCTGCTATATTGCCTATGACATTTGTAAAATATTGGAAGGGAAAGGGGCTTCTCTGTCTGGTGTCATTATGATTGGAGGTACACCTCCGACATTGAGAGACGATCTGATGCAGTTTTTTTCCGGTGATGATGATAATCTTTCCGATTACACTGCAGCTGCAGTACTACTCAATGAAGAGGTGATAGCGACTTTATCAGAAGATGAAAGGCTCGAATACATTCATGAGCTTAGAGTAAATACCAAAGCTATGGTAAAATATGAATTTCATAATACCAAGCTCAAAACACCTTTATACTCAATTGTGGGACGTGAAGAAGAACCCATAATCAGAGAGAATCAAGAATTATGGAAAGATTATTTTCAGGAAATTCATTTTAATGAGCTACCCGGAGGGCATGTGCTTATTAATAAATACCATGCCGAACTTGCCCAAACAGTAATCCGATTTACCAAAGCCAATGTATAG
- a CDS encoding thiol-activated cytolysin family protein codes for MKRNLISFLSLAVLSFSLGSCSADRGPGNSGDKNNNRIITNALHIKDYLNGLQNPPGLRSVNEGSLPNGNKPAPVSEPVVVKRENANVNGIPGFWVTTKRDYKLSQMFDETILLDPTVDILYPGCVIKGSTIADGTYAAVSDCEVGDVTFSISKVLDPKEKPESVTKTVRNIRMSDYRQQFNEWARLNYKEGAVTAMHSLESVESKEEALLKIGASFKHKMVDVAGSLGFDFNKSENHILAKFIQKQYSVTMDVPKSPTIFSKVDTQYINTYKPAYVSNINYGRMIFMSIDTKHSLAEVRTALNVAVKVMDAKGELDQKYKKVLEDSKINVTVIGGSASIHNEPLTNGWKGFLKFMTAKVPMQEITPISFSMRYASDNSLARVVASTEYSVTRRDFVPEFDKIGIVVNMDALKANGSGLTETGQFEVYGKGWASVGGVTAEFFNHKRDNYINLNKGQLVSLKEPNTVITITKPKDMSFEEFVRTRLKFYTHLYDNDHPAKDKDYGEFYQERSIADLVTLVKSEDPHFVIGSNGRGVSIEAHIKVAEIYYMKGNTKLKSIGIANAN; via the coding sequence ATGAAAAGGAATTTAATCTCTTTTTTATCCCTTGCTGTTTTATCATTTAGTTTGGGTAGTTGTAGCGCAGATAGGGGGCCCGGTAATTCCGGAGACAAAAACAACAACCGAATCATTACCAATGCATTGCACATCAAAGATTATCTTAATGGATTGCAAAACCCTCCGGGCCTAAGAAGCGTTAATGAAGGCTCATTACCTAATGGCAATAAGCCTGCTCCCGTTTCGGAACCTGTAGTCGTGAAACGTGAAAATGCCAATGTAAATGGCATTCCCGGTTTTTGGGTTACTACCAAGAGAGACTACAAACTATCTCAAATGTTTGATGAGACTATTTTACTTGACCCTACAGTAGACATTTTGTACCCCGGCTGTGTGATCAAAGGAAGCACTATTGCTGATGGTACATATGCTGCCGTGAGTGATTGTGAAGTGGGGGATGTTACTTTCTCAATCAGTAAAGTCCTTGACCCTAAAGAAAAGCCTGAATCTGTGACCAAAACTGTGCGCAACATACGCATGAGTGATTATCGTCAGCAATTCAATGAATGGGCACGTCTCAATTACAAAGAAGGTGCGGTAACTGCTATGCATAGCTTAGAGTCTGTAGAGTCTAAAGAAGAAGCCTTGCTCAAAATTGGTGCTAGCTTCAAACATAAGATGGTAGATGTTGCCGGTAGTTTGGGTTTTGATTTTAATAAATCAGAAAATCACATCCTAGCCAAATTTATTCAGAAGCAATATTCTGTGACGATGGATGTGCCCAAATCTCCTACAATTTTCTCAAAAGTGGATACTCAATATATCAATACTTATAAGCCGGCTTATGTGAGCAATATCAATTATGGTCGCATGATCTTTATGAGTATCGATACTAAGCACTCTTTGGCTGAAGTGCGCACAGCTCTCAATGTTGCTGTAAAAGTTATGGATGCTAAGGGGGAATTGGACCAAAAATACAAGAAAGTTTTGGAGGATAGTAAAATCAATGTTACCGTTATCGGAGGAAGTGCCAGTATCCATAATGAACCACTTACAAATGGCTGGAAAGGCTTCTTGAAATTCATGACTGCCAAAGTGCCCATGCAAGAGATTACTCCCATCAGCTTCTCTATGCGTTATGCTTCAGACAATTCCTTGGCACGTGTAGTTGCCTCTACCGAATACTCTGTAACTCGCAGAGATTTTGTCCCGGAATTTGATAAGATTGGTATTGTTGTAAATATGGATGCTTTGAAAGCCAATGGAAGCGGCCTAACAGAAACCGGACAATTTGAAGTTTATGGAAAAGGATGGGCTTCTGTCGGTGGCGTTACAGCAGAGTTTTTCAATCACAAAAGAGACAATTATATCAACCTAAACAAAGGACAACTTGTTTCGCTCAAAGAGCCTAATACCGTTATCACTATTACTAAGCCCAAAGATATGTCATTTGAAGAATTTGTACGTACTCGTTTGAAATTCTACACTCATTTATATGATAATGATCATCCGGCAAAAGACAAAGATTACGGGGAGTTCTATCAGGAACGCTCTATTGCCGATTTGGTAACATTAGTTAAATCGGAAGATCCTCACTTTGTTATCGGATCCAACGGACGTGGCGTTAGCATAGAGGCACATATCAAAGTAGCTGAAATATACTACATGAAAGGAAATACCAAACTTAAAAGCATCGGGATAGCGAATGCTAATTAG